Proteins encoded together in one Pseudobacteroides sp. window:
- a CDS encoding SPFH domain-containing protein, translating to MEWVIISFAIILLILVVSNVRIVPQANAYVIERLGAYMTTWQVGLHVKIPLIDKVAKRVSLKENVVDFAPQPVITKDNVTMQIDTVVYFQITDPKMYAYGVNNPMAAIENLTATSLRNIIGDLELDQTLTSRDTINTKMRAILDEATDPWGIKINRVELKNIIPPREIQDAMEKQMKAERERRESILRAEGEKKSAVLVAEGQKEATILNAEAAKQSAILKAEAQKEAQIKEAEGEAEAILKVQQATAEGLKMLNQANPIQAVIALKGLEAFAKAADGKATKIIIPSEIQGLAGLATSLTELLEKKGIDD from the coding sequence ATGGAATGGGTAATTATTAGTTTTGCTATTATATTATTGATACTCGTGGTTTCAAATGTTAGAATTGTACCTCAGGCTAATGCCTACGTAATTGAAAGATTGGGAGCGTATATGACTACATGGCAGGTTGGCCTCCATGTAAAAATTCCTTTAATAGACAAGGTAGCAAAAAGAGTTTCTTTAAAGGAAAATGTTGTAGACTTCGCACCACAACCGGTAATTACAAAGGACAATGTAACAATGCAAATTGATACTGTAGTATATTTTCAAATCACCGACCCTAAAATGTACGCATATGGTGTAAACAATCCAATGGCAGCAATTGAAAATCTTACTGCTACTTCATTGAGAAATATTATCGGTGACCTTGAACTTGACCAGACATTGACATCGCGTGATACAATTAACACAAAGATGAGGGCCATTCTCGATGAAGCTACCGATCCTTGGGGTATTAAAATCAACCGTGTTGAATTAAAAAATATTATTCCTCCAAGAGAAATACAGGATGCTATGGAAAAGCAGATGAAGGCAGAAAGAGAAAGAAGAGAATCCATACTTCGTGCCGAAGGTGAAAAAAAGTCTGCAGTACTTGTTGCCGAAGGTCAGAAGGAAGCTACAATACTTAATGCCGAAGCTGCCAAGCAATCTGCAATATTAAAAGCTGAAGCTCAGAAGGAAGCACAAATAAAAGAAGCTGAAGGTGAAGCTGAAGCAATATTAAAAGTTCAACAGGCTACAGCAGAAGGTTTGAAAATGCTTAACCAAGCCAACCCAATTCAAGCAGTTATAGCACTAAAAGGTCTTGAAGCATTTGCAAAAGCCGCAGACGGCAAAGCAACCAAGATTATTATCCCTTCAGAAATACAGGGATTGGCCGGGCTGGCGACTTCCTTAACTGAGCTATTAGAGAAAAAGGGAATTGATGATTGA
- a CDS encoding NfeD family protein has protein sequence MDKIPLPVLWLIIAVVLGVIEASSLNLITLWFAIGAVAAMISALFGIPFIYQVVIFVIVSALMLYFTKPLIKKFLYVRKEKTNADRIIGDKGIVVEKIDPVNSTGQVKIRGQIWTARSTDDKIIELDELVEVQEISGVKLFVKKSSDINKNEKQ, from the coding sequence ATGGATAAAATTCCATTACCAGTTTTGTGGTTGATAATTGCTGTAGTACTCGGTGTTATTGAAGCATCATCCTTAAATCTTATAACATTATGGTTTGCAATAGGTGCTGTAGCTGCGATGATTTCTGCACTTTTTGGCATTCCGTTTATTTATCAGGTTGTTATATTTGTCATCGTGTCGGCTTTGATGCTTTATTTTACAAAACCTTTAATTAAAAAGTTCCTTTATGTGAGAAAAGAAAAAACCAATGCTGACAGGATAATTGGAGATAAGGGTATTGTTGTAGAAAAAATTGATCCTGTAAACAGTACCGGTCAGGTAAAGATACGAGGTCAGATATGGACTGCACGTTCAACAGACGATAAAATAATCGAATTGGATGAATTAGTGGAAGTTCAGGAAATATCAGGTGTTAAACTATTTGTAAAAAAGTCTTCAGATATAAATAAGAATGAAAAACAATGA
- a CDS encoding ABC transporter ATP-binding protein, translating into MFKLVTFLKPYKKECIVGPAFKLLEAILELIMPTIMALIINNGVIRQDNDYILKMGGLMLLMAVLGFGSSVVCQYYAALASQGFGTTLRNKIFKHISTLSYEQIDKFGTPSLINRITNDINQLQLAIAMLIRLVIRAPFICIGAVIMAMILDLQLSLIIIASTPILGIILYFIVSRSSPLYRKSQQHLDRIVVVLRENLSGVRVIRTFAKNRSEKQRFKKSNDDLTDIVINVSKISALLNPLTTLVVNGAVIAILWYGGLRINSGRLSQGEIIAYVNYITQILLALVVVSNLVIIFTRAFASAARVIEVLETVPSIAERNAAKKNITDKSIKNIKDKDALAIRFDKASFGYSTTGDMALKNVSVDIRHGETVGIIGSTGTGKSTFVNLIARFYDVFNGNIYIDGMDVKDYLIHELRRKIAVVPQKSVLFTGTVAENIRWGKENASEEEIVAAAQIAQAHEFISNLPDGYNTKVSRGGANFSGGQKQRISIARALVAQPEILILDDSSSALDFATEAALKKAINQSSKNMTVLTVSQRVSSVKHSDKIIVFDDGHIKGIGIHDELIENCQVYKEICMSQLSTEEAGI; encoded by the coding sequence TTGTTTAAACTTGTAACCTTTTTAAAGCCTTATAAAAAAGAATGCATTGTTGGCCCGGCCTTTAAGCTGCTTGAAGCAATATTGGAGCTTATTATGCCTACAATCATGGCACTTATCATCAACAATGGGGTAATAAGACAAGACAATGATTATATACTCAAAATGGGTGGACTTATGTTGCTGATGGCAGTATTGGGGTTTGGCAGTTCAGTGGTATGCCAGTATTATGCTGCCCTGGCATCACAAGGGTTTGGAACAACACTGCGAAACAAAATTTTTAAGCATATATCAACTCTTTCCTATGAGCAGATTGATAAGTTCGGAACACCGTCATTAATAAACCGAATTACAAATGACATAAATCAGCTTCAGCTTGCAATAGCCATGCTCATACGCCTTGTTATAAGGGCCCCCTTTATATGCATCGGAGCTGTTATAATGGCAATGATACTAGATTTACAGCTATCCCTAATTATTATAGCATCTACTCCTATTTTGGGAATTATTCTGTATTTTATTGTAAGCAGATCCTCCCCGCTCTATCGCAAATCTCAACAACACCTTGATAGAATAGTTGTTGTGCTCCGAGAGAATCTATCAGGGGTAAGAGTAATTCGTACTTTTGCTAAGAATAGAAGTGAAAAGCAGAGATTCAAAAAATCCAATGATGATTTGACCGACATAGTTATTAATGTAAGCAAGATATCCGCTCTTTTAAATCCACTTACGACTCTTGTGGTGAACGGGGCTGTTATCGCCATTTTGTGGTACGGGGGGCTGCGTATCAATTCAGGCAGACTTTCCCAGGGAGAGATTATTGCTTATGTCAACTATATAACACAGATATTACTAGCCCTAGTTGTTGTATCAAACCTGGTTATTATATTTACCCGTGCATTTGCATCGGCAGCACGTGTTATCGAGGTGTTGGAAACTGTACCGTCCATTGCAGAAAGGAATGCTGCTAAAAAGAATATTACAGATAAAAGTATTAAAAATATAAAAGATAAAGACGCCCTTGCAATCAGGTTTGATAAAGCTTCATTCGGTTATAGCACAACCGGAGATATGGCACTTAAAAATGTATCGGTAGACATCAGGCATGGCGAAACCGTGGGGATTATTGGCAGTACAGGTACAGGCAAGTCAACCTTTGTAAATCTGATCGCAAGGTTTTATGATGTATTTAATGGTAATATCTACATAGATGGCATGGATGTAAAGGATTACCTCATTCATGAATTACGCAGGAAAATTGCTGTTGTACCCCAGAAATCCGTGCTCTTTACAGGAACTGTTGCAGAAAACATCCGTTGGGGAAAGGAAAATGCCTCAGAGGAGGAAATTGTAGCAGCCGCACAAATTGCACAGGCACATGAGTTTATTTCGAACTTGCCTGATGGATATAACACTAAAGTATCCCGAGGAGGAGCAAATTTTTCCGGAGGCCAGAAACAGCGTATTTCCATTGCCCGAGCTTTGGTTGCACAGCCTGAAATATTGATACTTGATGATTCTTCTAGTGCATTGGACTTTGCAACAGAGGCAGCACTTAAAAAAGCAATCAATCAAAGCAGTAAAAATATGACAGTCTTAACGGTATCACAGAGAGTTAGTTCGGTAAAACATTCAGATAAAATTATCGTATTTGATGACGGACATATTAAGGGAATAGGTATACATGATGAGCTAATAGAAAACTGTCAGGTATATAAGGAAATATGCATGTCTCAGCTTTCAACCGAGGAGGCTGGCATATGA
- a CDS encoding ABC transporter ATP-binding protein, translated as MNKKLLIRLLGHIGKHKIFLILSMICALLSVAASLLGPMLIGKTIDYMVGEDTVNFISMSHILVYLSFIYAGGSLFGWLLTYLTNSIAYRTVNDMRDKLFEKLCTLPLKFYDTTPHGDTINRFVNDMDSVSDGVQQGITTLFTGIVTVFGAVGLMLYINPFMTVFVLLSAPVSFLVARFISKRSQQFFKQQAKISGELNGYAEEIIGGQKVVKAFGFEERSLRKFEDINNVLYKTGVKAQFYSSLTNPSTRLVNNITYAGIGIIGSIAATSGMITVGGISSFLIYASLFGKPFNEISGVLAQMQAAFASLQRIFHVLDLPAESMNMKNALDMKVAQGNIIFKNVAFSYQPDRPLITNFNLEVSRGSRIAIVGQTGAGKTTLVNLLMRFYNIDSGSILLDGINIKDVTLDSLRQNFGMVLQDTWLFAGSIRDNIAYGRETATEAQIIAAAKAAEAHSFIMRLPEGYDTLITESGENLSQGQKQLLTIARVMLVDPPILILDEATSSIDTRTELQIQKAFMKMIAGRTSFVIAHRLSTIRESDMILVMDKGNIVESGTHKELLNKNGYYTKLYKSQFEPD; from the coding sequence ATGAATAAAAAACTATTAATCAGGCTTTTGGGCCATATTGGAAAACATAAAATTTTCTTGATTTTATCTATGATCTGTGCACTTTTAAGCGTGGCAGCCAGCCTGCTAGGACCGATGCTGATAGGTAAGACTATTGATTACATGGTTGGAGAAGACACAGTTAATTTCATTTCCATGTCACATATTCTAGTTTACCTGTCCTTTATTTATGCAGGGGGAAGCCTATTTGGGTGGCTTCTTACCTATTTGACAAACAGCATAGCATATAGAACCGTAAACGATATGAGAGACAAACTTTTTGAAAAGCTCTGCACTCTGCCTTTAAAGTTTTATGACACTACACCTCATGGCGACACGATCAATCGGTTTGTAAATGATATGGATTCAGTCTCTGATGGAGTTCAGCAGGGTATTACGACCCTCTTTACAGGTATTGTAACTGTCTTTGGAGCGGTTGGATTAATGCTTTATATCAATCCATTTATGACAGTATTTGTATTGTTGTCGGCCCCAGTGTCCTTTCTGGTTGCACGTTTTATTTCCAAACGTTCACAGCAATTCTTCAAGCAACAGGCAAAGATTTCAGGTGAGCTAAACGGTTATGCTGAAGAAATAATCGGAGGACAGAAAGTAGTTAAGGCATTTGGCTTTGAGGAAAGGTCTTTAAGGAAGTTTGAAGATATTAATAATGTCCTTTATAAAACCGGAGTAAAGGCACAGTTTTATTCTTCACTAACCAATCCGTCAACTCGCCTTGTTAATAACATCACATACGCAGGAATTGGTATTATCGGAAGTATTGCTGCCACTTCGGGAATGATAACCGTAGGAGGTATATCCAGCTTTTTGATCTACGCAAGCTTGTTCGGCAAGCCCTTCAATGAAATATCCGGTGTTCTGGCACAGATGCAAGCTGCATTTGCCTCACTACAACGCATATTCCATGTGCTGGATTTACCCGCTGAATCAATGAATATGAAAAATGCACTGGATATGAAAGTGGCTCAGGGCAATATAATATTTAAAAATGTTGCTTTTTCATACCAACCTGATCGTCCACTTATTACAAATTTCAATCTTGAAGTAAGCAGGGGAAGCAGAATAGCTATTGTAGGGCAAACAGGTGCCGGCAAAACAACTCTTGTCAATCTTCTGATGAGGTTTTACAATATAGACAGCGGTTCAATCTTGCTTGACGGAATAAACATCAAAGACGTTACACTAGACAGCCTTAGGCAAAATTTTGGAATGGTCCTTCAGGATACATGGTTATTTGCCGGAAGCATTAGGGATAATATTGCATATGGAAGGGAAACTGCGACGGAAGCTCAAATCATTGCAGCAGCTAAAGCTGCGGAGGCTCACAGCTTTATTATGCGTTTACCCGAAGGCTATGATACTTTGATTACAGAATCAGGCGAAAACCTTTCCCAAGGTCAAAAGCAACTTCTTACTATTGCACGGGTAATGCTGGTTGATCCGCCAATCTTGATTTTAGATGAGGCAACAAGCAGTATAGATACAAGGACAGAACTACAGATACAAAAAGCATTTATGAAAATGATTGCAGGCAGGACCAGCTTTGTTATAGCTCACAGGCTTTCGACAATACGGGAATCGGATATGATTTTAGTGATGGATAAAGGTAATATTGTGGAAAGCGGAACCCATAAAGAGCTTTTAAATAAAAACGGTTATTATACAAAGCTTTATAAAAGCCAATTTGAACCTGATTAA
- a CDS encoding sensor histidine kinase, which produces MYQFKKFAVLVFVLLLAFPLLASCRSKGHTHKNLPYATSGILDLAGWDFKTDGSIRLDGQWEFYWNKLLIPQQFTISKTDMSTVPSPWKSTVVRGDELPDDEGYATYRLLVKMDNIPRNAALNLKFVISSCKLWVDNKMVYASGIVGNSAKNHKGKFTPQVIPIAPEMNQFYITLQISNFGYASGGFITSIELGDMLTIVSQKNTRSFGDMFLFGSIMIMGLYHLTLFLLRRKEFYTLYFSILCFLISIRTLLMGEMLLYNFIPDIPLYIFLKISSSTLSLGLPFFVMFIHSFFPEDTPYWFVRISQIVGVLFTTITLTVNDKLSSLFLMPFQICGVLIIVLILFILSKAAYLKRDASHIFLIATISIVFITINDTLNGYGIIKTGFYIPIGLFLFIFVQSFMLFRKLVKQEELLLRSELRMLQAQIKPHFLFNALNTIISVSRSSSEKTIQLLLYLSDYLRCGFSFKNDEEFVDFDTEILHVKSYLEIEKARFSDKLNIVYEIDNNIECKVPPYILQPLVENAVRHGILPLKNGGTVRLSVKKTDNMLYIVIEDNGVGMTEEKLNSILNGTDKTSGIGLSNVKGRIQRIYKRKIKIESAIGKGTIICITIPII; this is translated from the coding sequence ATGTATCAGTTTAAAAAATTTGCTGTTTTAGTTTTTGTACTTCTTTTAGCATTTCCATTATTAGCTAGCTGTAGATCAAAGGGTCATACCCATAAAAATCTGCCCTATGCAACATCCGGTATTTTGGACCTTGCAGGATGGGACTTTAAAACGGATGGAAGCATCCGCTTAGACGGCCAATGGGAATTCTATTGGAATAAGCTTTTAATCCCTCAACAATTTACTATATCCAAAACAGATATGTCAACCGTCCCCTCACCCTGGAAAAGCACAGTAGTGAGGGGTGATGAATTACCTGATGATGAGGGGTATGCAACATACAGACTCCTGGTTAAAATGGACAACATTCCCCGAAATGCAGCTCTAAATCTCAAGTTTGTCATCTCCTCCTGCAAGCTATGGGTGGATAATAAAATGGTCTATGCATCAGGAATTGTTGGTAATTCAGCCAAAAACCACAAAGGCAAATTCACTCCCCAGGTAATACCAATCGCTCCCGAAATGAACCAATTCTATATAACGCTTCAGATCTCCAACTTCGGCTATGCCAGTGGCGGATTTATTACAAGCATTGAACTGGGTGATATGCTTACGATTGTATCTCAGAAAAATACCCGATCTTTTGGAGATATGTTTCTTTTCGGCAGTATTATGATTATGGGACTTTATCACCTAACCCTTTTTCTACTGAGAAGAAAAGAATTCTATACTTTATATTTCAGTATATTGTGTTTTTTAATATCAATTAGAACTCTATTGATGGGAGAAATGCTGCTCTACAACTTTATCCCAGACATCCCCCTTTATATATTTCTGAAGATTTCATCATCAACCCTTTCCTTGGGTTTACCTTTTTTTGTAATGTTCATTCATTCATTTTTTCCTGAAGATACCCCTTATTGGTTTGTAAGAATTTCACAGATAGTGGGAGTATTATTTACTACCATAACCCTCACAGTTAACGATAAGTTGAGTAGCCTGTTTCTTATGCCTTTTCAAATATGCGGTGTTCTCATAATAGTACTTATTCTTTTTATACTTTCTAAAGCTGCCTATCTTAAAAGAGATGCATCACATATTTTTTTGATTGCAACAATATCAATCGTATTCATAACCATAAACGATACCCTAAATGGTTATGGTATAATAAAAACCGGTTTCTATATTCCCATAGGACTGTTTTTGTTCATTTTTGTACAATCCTTTATGCTTTTTAGAAAACTGGTAAAACAGGAAGAACTCCTTTTAAGGTCTGAGCTCAGAATGCTGCAGGCTCAGATTAAACCTCACTTTCTCTTTAACGCATTAAATACTATAATTTCTGTAAGCAGATCATCCTCAGAAAAAACTATTCAGCTCCTCTTATATTTAAGTGATTATCTGAGGTGTGGGTTCAGCTTCAAAAATGATGAAGAATTTGTAGACTTTGATACGGAAATTCTCCATGTGAAGTCTTATCTGGAAATTGAGAAGGCTAGATTTTCCGATAAATTAAACATTGTTTATGAAATTGACAATAATATTGAGTGCAAAGTCCCCCCCTATATTCTTCAGCCTTTAGTTGAGAATGCCGTAAGGCATGGAATCCTTCCTCTTAAAAATGGTGGAACGGTAAGGCTTTCAGTGAAAAAAACAGACAATATGCTGTACATTGTGATTGAGGATAATGGAGTAGGTATGACAGAAGAAAAGCTCAATTCGATACTTAACGGAACGGATAAAACTTCGGGAATAGGCTTATCAAATGTGAAAGGCCGAATACAGAGAATTTATAAAAGAAAAATCAAGATAGAAAGTGCCATAGGAAAAGGCACCATTATATGTATAACAATTCCAATAATATAG
- a CDS encoding LytTR family DNA-binding domain-containing protein — MKVILVDDEKAGLENLHYYLSKYGNIEILGMYQDPLEALQGIIDQKPDAVFLDIMMPEMSGLEAASEILKFEEGIKIVFVTAFDEYAIKAFEVNAIDYVLKPYSDQRIEMAINRINKLMHENDPVKYKKKHHAIQFEAMQNEIIKIPVWKDERIFLCDPFEISYLSSEDGNVKISISNGETYKSKDTLAYFESRLDSKRFFRCHKSFIINTAKIKEIIPWFNNTYLLKMEGLNEQVPVSRYYIKSFKKLFDL; from the coding sequence ATGAAAGTAATACTTGTTGATGATGAAAAAGCGGGTCTGGAAAATCTCCACTATTACCTTTCGAAGTATGGAAATATTGAAATACTTGGAATGTATCAGGATCCACTCGAAGCTTTGCAAGGCATTATTGACCAAAAACCCGATGCAGTATTTCTTGATATAATGATGCCTGAAATGAGTGGATTAGAAGCTGCTTCCGAAATACTAAAGTTCGAAGAAGGGATTAAAATAGTTTTTGTAACAGCGTTTGATGAGTATGCTATAAAGGCCTTTGAGGTAAATGCGATAGATTATGTTTTAAAGCCCTATTCTGATCAAAGGATTGAAATGGCAATAAACAGGATAAATAAACTTATGCATGAAAACGACCCCGTCAAATATAAAAAAAAGCACCATGCAATACAGTTTGAAGCGATGCAAAATGAAATTATTAAGATTCCTGTATGGAAAGATGAAAGAATATTTTTATGCGACCCCTTTGAAATAAGCTATCTGTCATCTGAAGATGGCAATGTAAAAATAAGTATATCTAATGGTGAGACTTATAAAAGCAAAGATACATTAGCTTATTTTGAAAGCAGATTGGACTCCAAAAGGTTTTTCAGATGCCACAAAAGCTTTATTATAAATACTGCAAAAATAAAAGAAATCATACCTTGGTTCAATAATACATACTTATTAAAAATGGAAGGTTTAAATGAGCAAGTACCAGTTAGCAGATACTATATCAAAAGCTTTAAGAAACTCTTTGATTTATAG
- a CDS encoding DUF3421 domain-containing protein encodes MSLWISATDGQIPDGAIVCGKESDGTVLYAARAIYQGGVHPGKVRKEFGAANIPYGGEEVKVNPYEVLVGKGKWVSASNGDIPDGAIICGRESNGTPLYAARANYNGGVHPGKVRKEFGGANIPYGGKEITVNNYEVLVAE; translated from the coding sequence ATGTCATTATGGATTAGTGCAACAGATGGCCAAATTCCTGACGGAGCAATTGTATGTGGAAAGGAGTCGGATGGTACAGTTTTATACGCAGCAAGGGCAATTTATCAAGGGGGCGTGCATCCCGGTAAGGTGAGAAAAGAATTTGGCGCCGCCAACATTCCATATGGAGGCGAAGAAGTAAAAGTAAATCCTTATGAAGTTTTGGTAGGCAAAGGTAAATGGGTATCGGCTTCTAACGGAGATATTCCTGATGGAGCGATCATTTGCGGCAGAGAATCAAACGGTACACCTTTATACGCTGCCAGGGCTAATTATAATGGAGGTGTTCACCCCGGCAAGGTGAGAAAAGAATTTGGTGGAGCCAATATTCCTTATGGCGGCAAGGAAATAACTGTTAACAATTATGAAGTACTGGTGGCTGAATAG
- a CDS encoding hemolysin family protein: MIIFVNTLLVLFFVLMNAFFVCAEFALVKVRKSRIEILASTGSVPAKFAYKVVNDLNSYLSACQLGITLASLALGWIGEPTVSKMIGPLLHNFGLSESTIHSISIFVGFFIITGLHIVLGELVPKSLAIISSERFSIATGMPLFLFFRATYPIMWVFNHTTNFILKLMGYSMIDEHEAAHTDDEIKILVEESYKHGLIDKAEYTYVDNIFEFNEKNVKDIMIPRMDMVCVYKEDSFETILKTAMDEKYTRYPVCEGDKDNVVGFIHIRDLYEQKIQGNTKNINGFIRNVISVPESIPINEMLKRFKKEKINIAVVIDEYGGTAGMVTIEDVLEEIVGDLTDEYDEEEEKEIETLDDNSYRAKGIVDLDKVADLTGVELPVDEYDTLSGFLVGQLGRIPAETENPVIEYEKLVFKVEKVEDKRILLVKICKHSEEEPA, encoded by the coding sequence ATGATTATATTTGTAAACACTTTGCTGGTGTTATTCTTTGTACTTATGAATGCGTTTTTCGTTTGTGCCGAATTTGCACTGGTTAAAGTAAGAAAATCAAGAATAGAAATACTTGCTTCCACTGGAAGTGTCCCTGCAAAATTTGCTTATAAAGTTGTAAACGATTTGAATTCTTATCTTTCTGCATGTCAGTTGGGTATTACATTGGCATCATTAGCACTTGGTTGGATCGGCGAACCTACCGTTTCCAAAATGATAGGTCCTTTGCTCCATAACTTCGGGTTATCCGAGAGTACTATACACTCTATATCCATTTTTGTAGGATTTTTCATAATAACCGGACTTCATATAGTATTAGGAGAGCTTGTGCCGAAATCACTTGCCATAATAAGCTCAGAGAGGTTTTCAATAGCAACGGGAATGCCGCTGTTTCTTTTCTTTAGAGCAACATATCCTATTATGTGGGTATTTAACCACACTACCAACTTTATATTAAAGCTGATGGGATATTCTATGATAGATGAGCATGAGGCAGCTCATACCGATGATGAGATCAAAATATTGGTTGAGGAAAGCTATAAGCATGGCCTTATTGATAAGGCAGAATATACTTATGTTGACAATATATTTGAATTTAACGAGAAAAATGTAAAAGACATAATGATTCCACGAATGGATATGGTATGTGTCTATAAAGAAGACTCATTTGAAACTATCCTAAAAACCGCAATGGATGAGAAGTACACACGATATCCGGTATGTGAGGGCGACAAGGATAATGTAGTAGGTTTTATACACATAAGAGATTTATATGAACAAAAAATCCAAGGTAATACAAAAAACATTAATGGTTTTATAAGGAATGTTATATCGGTTCCTGAGAGCATACCCATAAATGAAATGCTTAAAAGATTTAAGAAGGAAAAAATAAATATAGCGGTTGTCATTGATGAATACGGCGGCACAGCAGGTATGGTAACCATTGAGGATGTTCTTGAAGAGATAGTAGGAGATTTAACAGATGAGTATGATGAAGAGGAAGAAAAGGAAATTGAAACTCTAGATGATAACTCATATCGTGCTAAAGGTATTGTGGATTTGGATAAAGTTGCTGATTTAACAGGGGTAGAGCTTCCTGTTGATGAGTATGATACATTAAGCGGATTTTTAGTAGGGCAGCTTGGACGAATACCTGCTGAGACTGAAAACCCTGTTATAGAGTATGAAAAGCTTGTATTTAAAGTTGAAAAAGTAGAAGATAAGAGGATATTACTTGTAAAGATATGTAAACATAGTGAAGAGGAGCCAGCATAA
- a CDS encoding hemolysin family protein, whose amino-acid sequence MFPEILLFVMLIVLVGFFNVSEAALISLNDNKIKLMSEEQNKKAKLLKILVEEPSRFLATIQIGIAFSYILASAFIAENFAIRVVDLIKLTNLSLSELWLKNISMVIITIVLLYFTLVLGEMVPKKLAVKKAEGVARFVAGPLYFLSILSYPFIKILTVSTGFLVRMFGVDPNEDEEQVTEEEIRLLVDVGEEKGTIDETEKEMINNIFDFNNKIVSDIMTHRTDIEALPVDASLNEVTSFINSEKYSRIPIYEDNIDNIIGVMHSKYIIQYLAEEGDKKNFSLRDIIRQPYFVPASKRTDELLKELQRNKTHMAVIIDEYGGTAGIVTLEDLIEEIVGNIFDEDDVEEKEMEKIDDNTFIINGAVSLDEVQEALGVDLPIDDYETLSGFVIGQMGRIPEKGDTSTIEFNELMLKVEEVEEKKVSKIRVCKNGSCE is encoded by the coding sequence TTGTTTCCCGAGATTCTATTATTTGTAATGCTTATAGTGTTGGTTGGGTTTTTTAATGTATCTGAGGCTGCTTTGATTTCGTTAAATGACAACAAAATAAAATTAATGTCTGAAGAACAAAATAAAAAAGCAAAGCTGCTTAAAATACTTGTTGAAGAGCCAAGCAGGTTTCTTGCCACCATTCAGATAGGTATAGCTTTCTCCTACATTCTTGCCAGTGCTTTTATTGCGGAAAATTTTGCAATAAGGGTTGTAGATCTAATTAAGCTGACAAATCTTTCTTTATCTGAATTATGGCTTAAAAACATTTCAATGGTTATAATTACAATAGTGTTATTATATTTTACGCTTGTTTTGGGAGAAATGGTGCCAAAGAAATTGGCTGTGAAAAAGGCTGAGGGAGTGGCAAGATTTGTTGCAGGGCCTTTGTATTTTCTATCGATTTTGTCTTACCCATTTATTAAAATACTTACGGTGTCAACGGGATTTTTAGTAAGGATGTTTGGTGTTGATCCAAATGAAGATGAAGAACAGGTCACAGAAGAGGAAATCAGATTGTTGGTGGATGTGGGAGAAGAAAAAGGCACCATTGATGAAACTGAGAAAGAAATGATTAATAATATTTTTGATTTTAACAATAAAATTGTTTCAGATATTATGACTCACAGGACTGACATAGAGGCTCTTCCTGTGGATGCAAGCTTAAATGAGGTAACTTCCTTCATAAATTCTGAAAAGTATTCCAGAATACCGATTTATGAGGATAATATAGACAACATAATAGGAGTAATGCACTCAAAGTACATTATTCAGTATTTGGCTGAGGAAGGTGACAAGAAGAATTTTAGCCTGAGAGATATTATAAGGCAGCCATATTTTGTGCCAGCTTCAAAAAGAACAGATGAACTACTAAAAGAGCTTCAGAGAAACAAAACCCATATGGCGGTTATTATAGACGAATACGGAGGAACAGCCGGGATTGTTACATTGGAGGATTTGATTGAGGAGATTGTAGGAAACATATTTGATGAAGATGATGTAGAAGAAAAGGAAATGGAAAAAATAGATGATAATACATTCATCATAAATGGTGCTGTCAGTCTCGATGAAGTACAGGAAGCTCTCGGAGTAGACCTTCCAATAGACGATTATGAGACACTGAGCGGGTTTGTTATAGGCCAGATGGGGAGGATTCCTGAAAAAGGGGATACATCAACCATAGAGTTTAATGAATTGATGCTAAAGGTAGAAGAGGTGGAAGAAAAGAAAGTTTCAAAGATCAGGGTATGTAAAAACGGCAGCTGTGAATAA